From Mycolicibacterium cosmeticum, a single genomic window includes:
- a CDS encoding acyl-CoA dehydrogenase family protein — protein sequence MTNTLSTEPLTYGSDRLAQLIAEIGEGALERERNNERPFAIIDLIRASGLGALRIPAEHGGGGATLRELFATVIALAAVDVNVAHILRGHFSHVEERLRLDEDQRRRVIDLALRGAIVGNASTELGSTPAGSFTWKTKLTPDGDGFRLNGTKYFTTGTLYADYAEVLASNPEGATVIALVPTDRDGVSVLDDWDGFGQRATGTGTAVFDNVEVHAEELLQFAPPDADAEPPALYLSGAFFQLYVTALEVGVLHALRNDAVAHVHQRPRSFTWAPNPSAPDDPLLQREIGEIAAAAYAGEATVLAAADALERAYDADVAKTDPNLELAHEASLQAAAAKVVIDGLAQKAASQIFDVGGASVVRQAHLLDRHWRNIRTLASHNPTSYKAQAIGAYYTRGTKLPGSGYF from the coding sequence ATGACCAACACCCTGTCCACCGAACCGCTGACCTACGGCTCCGACCGGCTGGCGCAACTGATCGCCGAGATCGGCGAGGGCGCCCTGGAACGCGAACGCAACAACGAACGGCCGTTCGCCATCATCGATCTGATCCGCGCGTCCGGGCTGGGCGCGCTGCGGATCCCCGCCGAACACGGCGGTGGCGGCGCCACCCTGCGGGAGTTGTTCGCCACGGTGATCGCGCTGGCTGCCGTCGACGTGAACGTCGCGCACATCCTGCGCGGGCACTTCTCCCACGTCGAGGAACGCCTGCGGCTCGACGAGGACCAACGCCGGCGCGTCATCGACCTGGCGCTGCGCGGCGCGATCGTCGGCAACGCGTCCACCGAACTCGGCTCCACCCCGGCCGGGTCGTTCACCTGGAAGACCAAGCTGACCCCCGACGGCGACGGCTTCCGCCTCAACGGCACCAAGTACTTCACCACCGGCACGCTGTACGCCGACTACGCCGAGGTGCTGGCCAGTAATCCCGAGGGCGCCACGGTGATCGCGCTGGTGCCCACCGACCGGGACGGGGTGAGCGTGCTCGACGACTGGGACGGCTTCGGGCAGCGCGCCACCGGCACCGGGACCGCCGTCTTCGACAACGTCGAGGTGCACGCCGAGGAACTGCTGCAGTTCGCGCCGCCGGACGCCGATGCCGAGCCGCCGGCGCTGTATCTGTCCGGGGCGTTCTTCCAGCTGTACGTCACCGCGCTGGAAGTCGGTGTGCTGCACGCACTCCGCAACGACGCGGTGGCCCATGTGCATCAGCGCCCGCGCAGCTTCACCTGGGCGCCGAATCCGTCGGCGCCCGATGATCCGCTGCTGCAGCGGGAGATCGGGGAGATCGCCGCGGCCGCCTACGCGGGTGAGGCCACGGTGCTGGCCGCCGCCGACGCGCTGGAGCGGGCCTACGACGCCGACGTCGCCAAGACCGATCCGAACCTCGAACTGGCGCATGAGGCGTCGCTGCAGGCCGCCGCGGCCAAGGTCGTCATCGACGGGCTGGCGCAGAAGGCCGCATCGCAGATCTTCGATGTCGGCGGGGCGTCGGTGGTACGCCAGGCGCATCTGCTGGACCGGCACTGGCGCAACATCCGCACGCTCGCCTCACACAACCCGACGTCGTACAAGGCCCAGGCCATCGGCGCCTACTACACCCGCGGCACCAAACTGCCCGGCAGCGGCTACTTCTGA
- a CDS encoding aromatic ring-hydroxylating oxygenase subunit alpha has product MVAQPANFADEALTRRALRHALDGTTDMADAVLKVPLHYYRDPKITEIEETQILRRVPLAIVPSAQLPKNNDYVVRSVLGDSLLVTRDRAGTAHVFLNYCRHRGAMPACGSGNAARFVCPYHAWTYRNTGELFMVPGKSGFDTMDTADYGLVELPSQERYGFVWAVLTADATIDVDDHLGALGPELAQWNYGSYGYHTDREFSSEVSWKGALEAFAEGYHFPFVHGESLIGQNTLPNTSIYDEFGKHHRIGFPFTWIMNVEQDADASRDPSANMGVIYWVYPNLILANSPVGVEIIDMLPEGEPTRCTVRHSWMGRVPAVDDEMRAFYDAVYEGVHAAVRDEDFAMLPQCGQGVRHGQHDHMIIGRNEIAVQHMVKVFAQELGIALG; this is encoded by the coding sequence ATGGTGGCCCAACCCGCGAACTTCGCCGACGAGGCGCTGACCCGGCGTGCCCTGCGGCACGCGCTCGACGGCACCACCGACATGGCGGATGCCGTGCTCAAGGTGCCGTTGCACTACTACCGCGATCCCAAGATCACCGAAATCGAAGAGACGCAGATTCTGCGGCGGGTGCCGCTGGCGATCGTCCCGTCCGCGCAGTTGCCGAAGAACAACGACTACGTGGTGCGCTCCGTGCTGGGCGACTCGCTGCTGGTGACCAGGGACCGGGCCGGTACCGCCCACGTCTTCCTGAACTACTGCCGGCACCGCGGGGCGATGCCGGCCTGTGGGTCCGGAAATGCCGCGCGCTTCGTGTGTCCCTATCACGCCTGGACCTATCGCAACACCGGCGAATTGTTCATGGTGCCCGGCAAATCGGGCTTCGACACCATGGACACTGCCGACTACGGGCTGGTCGAACTCCCGTCACAGGAACGGTACGGGTTCGTCTGGGCGGTGCTGACCGCCGACGCGACCATCGATGTGGACGACCACCTCGGAGCGCTGGGACCCGAACTGGCGCAATGGAATTATGGATCCTACGGCTACCACACCGATCGCGAGTTCTCCTCCGAGGTGTCCTGGAAGGGCGCGCTGGAGGCGTTCGCCGAGGGGTATCACTTCCCCTTCGTGCACGGCGAAAGCCTGATCGGGCAGAACACGCTGCCCAACACCTCGATCTACGACGAGTTCGGTAAGCACCACCGGATCGGGTTCCCGTTCACCTGGATCATGAACGTCGAACAGGACGCGGACGCGTCACGCGATCCGTCGGCGAACATGGGCGTCATCTACTGGGTGTATCCCAACCTCATCCTGGCCAACAGCCCCGTCGGGGTGGAGATCATCGACATGCTGCCCGAGGGTGAACCGACGCGCTGCACCGTGCGGCATAGCTGGATGGGGCGCGTGCCCGCGGTCGACGACGAGATGCGCGCGTTCTACGACGCCGTCTACGAGGGGGTCCATGCCGCGGTGCGCGACGAGGATTTCGCGATGCTGCCGCAGTGCGGCCAGGGCGTCCGGCACGGTCAGCATGACCACATGATCATCGGCCGCAACGAGATCGCCGTGCAGCACATGGTCAAGGTGTTCGCCCAGGAGCTGGGTATCGCCCTCGGATGA
- a CDS encoding nitroreductase family deazaflavin-dependent oxidoreductase, protein MTEQPELSPTDWVRTQTEKILQTGTTDGVEVLDRPIVLFTTTGAKSGKKRYVPLMRVEENGKYAMVASKGGDPNHPSWYHNVKVHPQVTVQDGDKVTEGTAREVEGDERAHWWELAVAAYPPYAEYQTKTDRQIPVFVVE, encoded by the coding sequence GTGACTGAGCAGCCTGAACTGAGCCCCACCGACTGGGTCCGTACCCAGACCGAGAAGATCCTGCAGACCGGGACCACCGACGGCGTCGAGGTCCTGGATCGTCCGATCGTCCTGTTCACCACGACGGGAGCGAAGTCGGGCAAGAAGCGCTACGTCCCGCTGATGCGCGTCGAGGAGAACGGCAAGTACGCCATGGTGGCCTCCAAGGGCGGCGACCCGAACCATCCGTCCTGGTATCACAACGTGAAGGTGCACCCGCAGGTCACCGTCCAGGACGGGGACAAGGTCACCGAGGGCACCGCCCGCGAGGTCGAGGGTGACGAGCGGGCGCACTGGTGGGAGCTGGCCGTCGCCGCCTACCCGCCGTATGCCGAGTACCAGACCAAGACCGACCGGCAGATCCCGGTCTTCGTCGTCGAATAA
- a CDS encoding sugar ABC transporter ATP-binding protein, translating to MTSRPEPRLQATGIVKSFGANRALKGVDLTVGDGEVVGLIGENGAGKSTILNIISGVLPYDSGSLVLDGHEIAPKTYQEANKLGIFRVFQEANLVDSLAVYENVFFGWEHLFRSRTGGLDRRSLRRAAAEALGKAGVDGVDVNAQTGKLTPGQRQNLDIARVTALAQLLEVERPVVLFDEPTTALDSEHEDNFLRLLKRLRGVAAVVFVSHRLPEIIESTDRITVFKDGESVAHRPTEGVDENELHRLMVGRVRTENYYRENAQRAIGSDTQPRLVVEGVGGAGVLREASLQVAPGEIVGLAGTEGSGKRVLGEIIAGAVRPTHGRILVDGKPVGGTIGDHVRAGIAYVPPDRADKGLVVTQSIVDNIQLASLHDRFATPRVGLWAVGRARKVAQRYVEELGIVAESIDAPVSSLSGGNAQKVLIAKWLLRQPSILVLDEPTQGVDTGAREGIYDLLRTVAAAGTTIILVSDDLPELIGLSNRVAVITEGRLVATVDAPPDAKPDEHDLVALMIPGASAVPTTIG from the coding sequence ATGACCTCACGACCAGAACCCCGGTTGCAAGCCACCGGCATCGTCAAATCGTTCGGTGCCAACCGGGCCCTCAAAGGTGTCGACCTGACGGTCGGCGACGGTGAGGTCGTCGGGCTGATCGGCGAGAACGGCGCGGGCAAGAGCACGATCCTGAACATCATCTCGGGTGTGCTGCCGTACGACTCGGGCTCCCTTGTCCTCGACGGGCACGAGATCGCACCCAAGACCTATCAGGAGGCCAACAAACTGGGCATCTTCCGGGTGTTCCAGGAGGCCAACCTGGTGGATTCCCTGGCGGTCTACGAGAACGTGTTCTTCGGTTGGGAGCACCTGTTTCGCTCCCGCACCGGCGGATTGGACCGGCGTAGCCTGCGCCGGGCCGCCGCGGAGGCGCTCGGAAAGGCCGGTGTGGACGGTGTCGACGTCAACGCCCAGACCGGAAAGCTGACCCCCGGCCAGAGGCAGAACCTCGACATCGCCCGGGTGACCGCACTGGCGCAGCTGCTGGAGGTGGAACGCCCGGTCGTCCTGTTCGACGAGCCCACGACCGCGCTGGACTCCGAGCACGAGGACAACTTCCTGCGTCTGTTGAAGCGGCTGCGTGGTGTCGCCGCCGTCGTGTTCGTCTCGCACCGGTTGCCCGAGATCATCGAATCCACCGATCGGATCACGGTGTTCAAAGACGGTGAATCGGTTGCGCATCGCCCGACCGAGGGCGTCGACGAGAACGAGCTGCACCGCCTGATGGTGGGCCGAGTCCGCACCGAGAACTACTATCGCGAAAACGCCCAGCGGGCCATCGGAAGCGACACCCAACCGCGGTTGGTCGTCGAAGGTGTCGGCGGCGCCGGAGTACTGCGCGAGGCCTCCCTGCAGGTGGCGCCCGGTGAGATCGTCGGGCTGGCCGGCACCGAGGGATCGGGCAAGCGGGTACTCGGCGAGATCATCGCCGGTGCGGTGCGCCCAACCCACGGTCGCATCCTGGTCGACGGGAAACCGGTCGGTGGCACCATCGGTGATCACGTTCGTGCCGGAATCGCCTATGTGCCACCGGATCGCGCCGACAAAGGACTCGTCGTCACGCAGTCCATCGTCGACAACATCCAACTGGCCTCCCTGCACGACCGGTTCGCCACTCCCCGGGTCGGGTTGTGGGCTGTCGGCCGCGCGCGCAAGGTCGCCCAGCGGTATGTCGAGGAACTGGGCATCGTCGCCGAGAGCATCGACGCCCCGGTGTCATCACTCTCTGGCGGTAATGCTCAGAAGGTGCTCATCGCCAAATGGCTACTGCGCCAACCGAGCATCCTGGTCCTGGACGAACCCACCCAGGGTGTGGATACCGGAGCCCGTGAGGGAATCTACGACCTGCTGCGCACGGTGGCCGCCGCGGGCACAACGATAATCCTGGTCAGCGACGACCTGCCCGAACTGATCGGGCTGTCGAATCGGGTCGCGGTGATCACCGAAGGCAGGTTGGTGGCGACCGTCGACGCGCCGCCGGATGCCAAACCCGACGAGCACGACCTCGTCGCCCTGATGATCCCCGGCGCCTCCGCCGTCCCTACCACCATCGGATGA
- a CDS encoding sugar ABC transporter substrate-binding protein, whose translation MNAEERRAIDPILERLDTYGLGRRQFVKLLAGSAAALTAAGALTAVGRRSEVHGDAVAYTDGQFALLNWSATGDYQVQWAKAYQEAAAQLGYKSVVLDGKSDAAVQSNQFNQLLTQKTTAIFVGLNDAGALPTLAHDSNDRGVLFQAAWNSPAWYTPWHSDPAGNKYNSFLMPDEYVAVGKAVDVLAKKIGEQGTVVRVGGYYPSIDGCEVQRRLAVHDTLKKYPKITFAGELHAKYDVDLSQRAAASLLARYPDTVGIVAVNDDVATGVVAGIEAAGKVPGKDVFVVGANGSTAGIDRIVAGTQLVTTGNVPAYPSFVTIAQFHDRLNGWKPEAAERFYSWHAEIITADNVQPFKARYVDGPIGESFDVKLLSRVEHPHDFDLQFDAYPVENLESIWPGVPKPKDFQLPEAYVNAQRNGDFDRIRALYADHYRTPVLAPSPYQKV comes from the coding sequence ATGAACGCCGAAGAGCGCCGCGCGATCGACCCCATCCTCGAGCGCCTGGACACCTACGGTCTGGGCCGGCGGCAGTTCGTGAAACTGTTGGCCGGCAGTGCCGCCGCGCTGACCGCCGCGGGTGCGTTGACCGCCGTCGGCCGGCGCAGCGAGGTCCACGGTGACGCGGTCGCCTACACCGACGGCCAGTTCGCCCTGCTGAACTGGTCGGCCACCGGTGACTATCAGGTGCAGTGGGCGAAGGCCTACCAAGAGGCTGCCGCCCAATTGGGTTACAAGAGCGTGGTTTTGGACGGTAAGAGCGACGCCGCCGTGCAGTCCAACCAGTTCAACCAGCTGCTCACCCAGAAGACCACCGCGATCTTCGTCGGGCTCAACGACGCCGGCGCGCTGCCCACCCTGGCCCACGACTCCAACGATCGCGGCGTGCTGTTCCAGGCGGCCTGGAACTCACCGGCCTGGTACACGCCGTGGCACAGTGACCCCGCCGGGAACAAGTACAACAGCTTCCTGATGCCCGACGAGTACGTCGCGGTCGGCAAGGCCGTCGACGTGCTGGCAAAGAAGATCGGCGAACAGGGCACCGTGGTCCGGGTCGGCGGGTACTACCCGTCGATCGACGGCTGCGAGGTGCAGCGCCGGCTGGCCGTGCACGACACGCTGAAGAAGTACCCGAAGATCACCTTCGCCGGTGAACTGCACGCCAAGTACGACGTGGACCTGTCCCAGCGGGCCGCGGCCTCGCTGCTGGCGCGCTATCCGGACACCGTCGGCATCGTGGCGGTCAACGACGACGTCGCCACCGGAGTGGTGGCCGGCATCGAGGCCGCGGGCAAGGTGCCGGGCAAGGACGTGTTCGTGGTGGGCGCCAACGGCTCCACCGCCGGTATCGACCGGATCGTCGCGGGCACCCAGCTGGTCACCACCGGCAACGTGCCGGCCTATCCGTCGTTCGTCACCATCGCGCAGTTCCACGACCGGCTCAACGGCTGGAAACCCGAAGCCGCCGAACGCTTCTACAGCTGGCACGCCGAGATCATCACGGCCGACAACGTGCAACCGTTCAAAGCGCGGTACGTCGACGGCCCGATCGGCGAATCGTTCGACGTCAAGCTCCTGTCCCGGGTGGAGCACCCGCACGACTTCGATCTGCAGTTCGATGCCTACCCGGTGGAGAACCTGGAGAGCATCTGGCCGGGTGTACCGAAACCCAAGGACTTCCAGCTGCCGGAGGCCTATGTGAACGCCCAGCGCAACGGGGATTTCGACCGGATACGCGCGCTCTACGCAGACCACTACCGCACCCCGGTGTTGGCACCGTCCCCCTACCAGAAGGTGTGA
- a CDS encoding LLM class flavin-dependent oxidoreductase, with protein sequence MTRQIVLNAFDMNCVTHIVAGTWRHPESQAARYKDLDYWIDLARLLERGLFDGLFIADVLGIYDVYGGGPEAALRSGAQVPVNDPLLVVPAMAAVTEHLGFGITAATSFEHPYSFARRMSTLDHLTKGRVGWNIVTGYLESAARNHGLDTITPHADRYDIADEYTEVLYKLWEGSWEDDAVGTEPGRAHYADPAKVHPIEHSGKHFRVPGIHLCEPSTQRTPVLYQAGASNRGRQFGAENAEVIFIGAPTKEVLREAVADIRTRASDAGRDPYDVKIVNGHVAVTGPTRQAARDRYDDFRRYTDPEGALALWSGWLGSDLSRFDLDDPVAVTDNEYLKSSVQMFGQGQWTLRDFIDAHAIDAEGGFSVGGPTEVADDLQSWVEETDVDGFNLTNVITPGSFVDFIEHVVPELQRRGVYKTAYEQGSLRHKLFGRGPRLPESHRAARYRRVTEEVSR encoded by the coding sequence GTGACCCGCCAGATCGTCCTCAACGCATTCGACATGAACTGTGTGACGCACATCGTCGCCGGGACCTGGCGGCACCCGGAATCTCAGGCGGCGCGGTACAAGGACCTGGACTATTGGATCGACCTGGCCCGGCTGTTGGAGCGCGGGCTGTTCGACGGGTTGTTCATCGCCGATGTGCTGGGCATCTACGACGTGTACGGCGGCGGTCCGGAGGCCGCGCTGCGCTCGGGTGCCCAGGTGCCGGTCAACGATCCGCTGCTGGTGGTGCCGGCGATGGCGGCCGTCACCGAGCATCTCGGGTTCGGCATCACCGCGGCCACCTCGTTCGAGCACCCGTACTCGTTCGCGCGCCGGATGTCCACCCTGGACCACCTGACCAAGGGCCGGGTCGGCTGGAACATCGTCACCGGCTACCTGGAGAGCGCGGCCCGCAACCACGGCCTGGACACCATCACCCCGCACGCCGACCGCTACGACATCGCCGACGAGTACACCGAGGTGCTGTACAAGCTGTGGGAAGGTTCCTGGGAGGACGACGCCGTCGGCACCGAACCGGGCCGTGCCCACTACGCCGACCCGGCCAAGGTGCACCCGATCGAGCACTCCGGCAAGCACTTCCGGGTGCCGGGTATCCACCTGTGTGAACCGTCCACCCAGCGCACCCCGGTGCTGTACCAGGCCGGCGCGTCGAACCGGGGTCGGCAGTTCGGCGCGGAGAACGCCGAGGTGATCTTCATCGGCGCACCCACCAAGGAGGTGCTGCGCGAGGCCGTCGCCGACATCCGGACCCGGGCCTCGGATGCCGGGCGCGACCCGTACGACGTGAAGATCGTCAACGGGCACGTCGCGGTCACCGGACCCACCCGGCAGGCCGCGCGCGACCGCTACGACGACTTCCGCCGATACACCGATCCCGAAGGCGCACTGGCCCTCTGGTCGGGCTGGCTGGGCAGCGACCTGTCCCGGTTCGACCTGGACGACCCGGTCGCCGTCACCGACAACGAGTACCTGAAGTCGTCGGTGCAGATGTTCGGGCAGGGCCAGTGGACGCTGCGCGACTTCATCGACGCGCACGCCATCGACGCCGAGGGCGGCTTCAGCGTCGGCGGCCCCACCGAGGTGGCCGACGATCTGCAGTCCTGGGTCGAGGAGACCGACGTGGACGGATTCAACCTCACCAACGTCATCACCCCGGGCTCGTTCGTCGACTTCATCGAGCACGTGGTTCCCGAGCTGCAACGGCGCGGCGTCTACAAGACCGCTTACGAACAAGGTTCGTTGCGGCACAAACTGTTCGGGCGCGGTCCGCGGCTGCCCGAATCACACCGCGCGGCGCGCTACCGCCGTGTCACCGAGGAGGTATCACGATGA